The Petrocella atlantisensis genome has a window encoding:
- a CDS encoding ABC transporter ATP-binding protein, giving the protein MIEVKSLKKSFKHFEVLNGLNLKVEQGEIYGFIGKNGAGKSTTMNILAGLSKPTSGICLVGNDDVTNIIQPSDLDLGYLPEDPRFYPWLSAYETLVYLGDCGTHKIKPARVHEILEWGGLDKDKDRRVGTFSRGMKQRLGICSAILHDPSLLILDEPSSALDPQGRNDVLQLIKGLKDMGKTVLFSSHILNDVERVCDKIGIIASGKMVLEKSMKDLEESHFQSLYDVVFEDKVTEAAMNCINSSERVLGVEINNQAMVIKMEDGHASVRSLMQTIIDNDLKIVEFSRRKRTLEDIFIKEVQGL; this is encoded by the coding sequence ATGATAGAAGTTAAAAGTTTGAAGAAAAGTTTTAAACATTTTGAAGTATTGAATGGTTTGAATCTAAAAGTTGAACAAGGGGAAATCTATGGCTTCATCGGGAAAAACGGTGCAGGTAAATCCACCACGATGAATATATTGGCCGGCTTGTCAAAGCCCACAAGTGGCATATGCTTGGTTGGCAATGACGATGTCACGAATATTATTCAACCAAGCGATTTGGACCTTGGGTATCTACCTGAGGATCCAAGGTTCTATCCTTGGCTGAGTGCTTATGAGACTTTAGTCTATTTAGGCGATTGTGGCACTCATAAAATCAAACCGGCACGGGTTCATGAAATATTAGAATGGGGCGGACTGGATAAAGATAAGGATAGAAGAGTCGGTACCTTTTCAAGAGGTATGAAACAAAGGCTTGGCATATGTAGTGCAATCTTACATGATCCGAGTCTCTTAATATTAGATGAACCTTCATCAGCTCTAGATCCACAGGGCAGAAATGATGTACTACAATTAATCAAGGGGCTTAAAGATATGGGGAAGACCGTATTATTCTCATCTCACATTTTAAATGATGTAGAACGGGTATGCGATAAAATCGGCATTATTGCATCAGGGAAGATGGTGCTTGAAAAGTCAATGAAGGATTTGGAAGAAAGTCACTTTCAGTCACTATACGATGTAGTCTTTGAAGATAAGGTGACAGAAGCGGCGATGAATTGTATTAATAGTAGTGAAAGGGTACTGGGAGTAGAAATAAATAATCAAGCCATGGTTATAAAAATGGAAGATGGCCATGCATCCGTCCGATCTTTGATGCAAACCATAATCGACAATGATTTAAAAATTGTAGAATTTAGTAGAAGAAAGCGTACGTTGGAGGATATTTTTATTAAGGAGGTTCAAGGCCTATGA
- a CDS encoding PLD nuclease N-terminal domain-containing protein: protein MNTIELTKEMLIMLLPLLAIQLGLIIYCVVKIMQEGVANLNKWAWIAICIFINLIGPITFLIVGRKREI from the coding sequence ATGAATACAATTGAATTAACAAAAGAAATGTTGATCATGTTACTGCCTTTACTAGCGATACAACTGGGTCTAATCATCTACTGTGTCGTTAAAATCATGCAAGAAGGGGTAGCTAATCTGAATAAGTGGGCATGGATTGCCATTTGTATCTTTATCAACCTGATTGGACCAATCACATTTTTGATTGTTGGTAGAAAGCGTGAGATATAA